The DNA sequence TTCGAGTATGTCGTTGTAGTAGAGCACTGTTGATGCCACACCCTGGGCTGCCCTTGCTGCTCCCACGTTGACTATTGTTGCTGCAAGGAGACCTGTTGCTGCGTATGCGTTCCATAGAGCCCAGTCGGCTGGTTCGTACATCTTGTAGCCTGATTTCATTTCACTGGCCACTTTGATGACCCTGTCCTCTATTGCCCTTTCAACGAGGGATGCTATGACTGTACCCACTGTTCCCTTGCTGTTCTCCTTAACAAGGTCAAAGAGGAGGTTGTTGGCGTTGAGTCCCTGGTAGGCGAGTCCAAGCAGGTGCATCCTTTCGAATGCTCCGACTGCGTCACCTGTTTCGAACATTGCTGTCTGTTCGAGTATGGATGATAGTGCGGATGCGTTGAGTGTGTTCTTCCTTGTGATGGCCACGACGTGGTTTGCCATTATGTTCCTGAGACCGTATCCAAGACCTTCGAGGAGTACTGGTGGTCCGAGGAGTGTTGAGAGGTTGGCTCCTGTGAAGTCAACTGTCTGTGGGTATCTTCCCATGACAGCGGTTTTGACTGCGTTTGCATCGAACATGTCCACGTCGAATTCGTCGATTATTGCCTGTACAACTGCAGCTCCTGTGACCAGGGCTGAGACTGTGTAGTCTGCAGCCACGCCCATCCTTGTTGTTGGGACCTGTACGAGGATCTGCTGGCCGTTGTTTATGAGGCGGATGTTTGTGTCGTCGTCTTCAGATGTCTGAACAAGTCTTTTGACCTTTTCAGCTATTGCCTCTGCGTTTTCAACTATTGGCAGTTCAACTTCCCTTCCCGGGATGAAGTTGGACTTTCCACCCAGGGCTGCCTTCTTGAGGCTTCCCTCTATCCCGGCCAGGTTCACTGCAACTGACCTTTTCACGTCGCTTACCAGGTTTGCTATTGTCGGGTTTTTAAGGGGGCTTACGGCTTCAAGAGGAACATCTTCCTCGAGGAGCTTACCATCTGCCCCGTAGAGATCTATTCTGTCTTCATACATTGGCATGGTATTCACACCTCTTGTTTTATTTATTTATTAATAAAATTTACTATTTTATTAATAAAACTGATGGGGTTATGGGATTGCCAGCGATAATCCATGGAAATGGTCACCTCATGAAGGAGCTATCCATCACCAATGTCTCGAAATGGACCTTCAGGTTATACCGAAGTTCATCCTCCAACCTCCAGAGCACAGCTCATTATAGAACAAGCCATACTGTACATCTCGTTATTATCCAGTATTAATCTGAATATAACCGCTTATGCTTCAGTTTTTTGACATCTATGACTCTATTGAATAAGAAAAAAGGATAATATAAATGTTTTCAAAAGGAAAAAAAGAAAAATTTTAAATATGAAAAATCATTTTTCATAAAAATATTAACAGTGATAATAACATGGTCTGTGATAACTGGAATCCTGCATCTGAAAACAAAAAAGGAGGGGGGTTATTTGAGTGACAGTGCACCCTTAGGACAGGCAGGTATGCACTGGTCACAGAGTATGCAGAACCCTTTAAGTGGAACCTTCTCGTCGGTGAGTTTCAGCATGTCGTATGGGCATGCCTCAATACAGTCACCGCACTGGTCACAGAGGGCAGGGTTGTACTGTACCCTCTTCCTCTTGACAACCTCACCATCAACGACCTTGTCCATATCAACAAGGCTCAGTGCGCCCTTAGGACAGGCCACCGTACATGCACCGCAGCGGGTACACATGGCAAAGGATGGTTCCTCATCAACCTTCTCATTGTCCGGGACCTTCATGCCCTCCTTAGTGACCACCCTTATGGCGTCGTTGGGGCAGATGTTGGCGCATGCGCCTATGAAGTCACATTTCTCCTCATCCCAGACAAGGCCCTCTTCACTTGCAGGTTTCGCAGGACCCAGCTCCACCTCAAGGTCTATGGCGTCAACAGGACAGAGCTGTTCACAGAGTCCACATGCCGTACAGATGGCTGGCAGTTCAACTGTGAGGTTGGATGTCCTTGGAACTATGAAGTCACCGGGACATGCCTCGACACATGTGTTACAGCCGATACAGGCATCCTCATCCAGCTCGAATTTCTTGATCTCCTTGGCCCTCTTTTCTGGCTTCCTGCCTGATATGTAGACGGCGTTCCATGGACAGGTCTGGGCGCAGACACCACATTTTATACAGGTGTCCTCATCGATCTCTATGACGCCACCGACCTTATCAAGGGTTATGGCGTCCACAGGACATTCAGGGACACACATTCCACAGCCCACACAGTCGGCTATGAATATTGGCCCCTCGATTTCCAGTTCAACCTTTGCAGGTTCCTTGATGCCCTCAACACCTATAACCCCTACCGGGCATATGTCAACGCACTTCTGGCACATGACACAGAATCCCTGAAGCGGGACCTTCTTGACCTTTCCCTCGTCGAGTTTGAGGATCTGTGGAGGGCAGACCTCCACACAGTCCCCGCACTCGTTACACTTGTCAGGGTTGAAGACTATCCTGCCCTGTGTGTTGCCTGCCTCGTCAACCACAAGGTCCTCGAGTTTGAGGGCGCCTGTGGGGCATATGTCAACACACTTTGGTTCCCCGCCACAGATGTCACAGTAGATGACATCCTCAGGTGTTACCTCAATGGCTGCGGTTGGGCAGGTCCCCTGGCAGGCACCACACCTTATGCAGTCCTCTTTATTGACGATTATCATTTTACCACCTTTCTGGTGAAATTAGATCCTTTTTACAAGGTCGCCTTCACTGTCGTATACTTCCAAGGTGGCAAGTCTCATCTGACTGTCAATGGTGTGTGTTGCGCAGGAGAGACATGGGTCGTATGCCCTTATGACCATCTCCATGAGGTTGAATATCTTATCATCCACTTCAACGCCAGGTTTGATGTAGTCCTGGGCAACCTTCTGGATACCCATCTCCATGGCCGGGTTGTTCTGGATTGTTGCAACCACGATGTTTGCCTTGGTGATGAGGCCGTTTTCATCGCAGGTGTAGTGGTGTGTGAGTGTTCCCCTTGGCGCCTCAACTATACCCACACCGTCTCCAGCCTGTCTTTCAAGTGAATCCGGGAACTTCTCTCCTGATAGGTCTCCTTCAAGTGCGTCGGCTGCACATTCAGCACATGCGAGGAGTTCTATGAGCCTTGCCCAGTGGTACAGGAGGGTCTGCTGTGCGTATCCAAAGTTTTCCCTGAACTCCTTGAAGTGCTCCTGTGCCTTTGGAGCTGCATCAGGCATCTTGTCTGCAACGTTGAGCCTTGAGAGGGGTGAGACACGGTAAACACCGTCCGGGTATCCCAGGTCCTTTATGTATGGAAACTTGAGCCAGGAGTAGGGCTTGACATGTTCGGCGATTGTGTCTGCGTAGTCTGCAGGCTTGAACTCCCTGAACATGTTTCCTTCCTTGTCCTTTATCCTCACTATACCATCGTAGACGTCCCATACACCGTCCTTCACAAGACCTGTGTGGTAGGTTTCGATGTTACCAAGTGAGTTCACGAGGTCAATGTTCTCCTCGAAGATGGGGACTGCCAGTTCAAGGGTGGCCTCTGCCAGTTCAACGTTTCTCTGGGCCTTCTTGAGGAGGTCCTTCTGGGTTTCATCGTCGAGTTCTGTTGAGATACCACCTGGTGTTGATGATGTTGGGTGGATTGGCCTTCCACCGGTGGCCCTCACAAGTTCAAGGGCGTTTTTACGTAGTTCTATGGCCTGAAGAGCAATATCAGGGGCATCCTTTATAATCTGGAAGACGTTCCTTGTCTTTCTGTCCTTACCTGCTATGAAGTCAGGGGCTGCAAGGAAGTAGAAGTGCAGACCGTGGGAGTGCATGTATGAACCCCAGTTCATGATCTCCCTCATCTTGTAGGCTGCAGGAAGGACATCCTCTGGTTCAAAACCGAAACATGCGTCAACAGCCTTGGCTGCTGCCAGGTGGTGCTGCACGTCACAGATACCGCAGATCCTTGGAACTATCCTTGGTGCTTCCTCGATGGGTCTTCCCTGGAGGAACTTTTCAAACCCACGGAACTCCATGACATGGAGCCTTGTGTCTTCAACATTACCTGCATCATCAAGGTGTACGGTAATCTTGGCGTGACCTTCTATACGGGTCACAGGTTCCATTGTGAGTTTAACCATCTATTTACCCTCCTTCTGTATTTTCATTGGTATGAGTGCTGCTGGAAGTGTGAAGGTGTAGAATGTTCCAACAATATCGTCCAGCTGTTCAGCCACTTCCTCAGGGTCGACGGTTTTGTCCTCCTCGACCTTGTAGTCAGAGGCTATAGCACTTATCATCTTGGCGCCCTGGTCCTCAACACGTGCTGTTGGGCCGTAGCATCCACGGCAGGGTATGGCTATGCTCGGGCATTCGGCGCCACAGATGGATACTGTTGCAGGGCCCATGCATATGAGTCCCTGTGGTATGAGACAGAGGTCGTCTTCTGGTTTACCAACCTCAAACTGCCTCTTTATGAAGTCCATTGCAAGGCCTTCTGGTGGTTTCTCCCTTGGACAGACTTCGCAGAGGTTTGTTTCAGGGAGTTCTATTTCCTCACCTGTTAGAAGTGCCATAACTGCTTCTGCAGCCACATCTGAGCGTGGTGGGCAGCCAGGGACCTCAAAGTCAACGTCTATGACTTCACCGAGTGGTTTGACCCTTCCCTCAAGGTGGGGCACGTCTTCAGATGGGATAACACCTTCCTCGTTGGGTGTTGTGATGGAGTTTATGTAGGCCTCCTCGATAACTTCATCCTTGTCCCAGAGGTTCCTGAGACCTGGTATACCTCCGTAAACTGCGCAGGTACCGTAGCTTATGACAAACTTGGCCTTTTCCCTGAGCTCCTCGGCAAATTCCCTGTTCTCATCGTTGACGATTCCGCCCTCGATGATGACGACATCGAGTTCAGGAATTTCATCGTACTTTGTGTCCATTAACACGGGGCTGAATTCAAAGTCCGCATGTTCCATAACGTCTATGATCTTTTCATGGAAGTCTGCAATGGACAGGTGGCATCCGGAGCATCCTCCAAGCCACATTGTTCCTATTTTTATCTTTTCAGCCATTTGAAATCCTCCTTATGCTTCAGCTAGCTGTTTTTTGATTGGTGATGGGCCAAGGTCCTTTATCCTGTTAACCATCATCTTAACTGTTTCAGCGAATTTTTCACCCTCTGATGCTGATATCCAGTCGTGGTGGATCCTTTCCCTGCCGATTCCAAGCTCATCTGCCAGTTTGTAGATCAGCCTCATTCTCCTGTCAAGCTTGTAGTTTCCTGCGTCGTAGTGGCAGTCACCATGGTGGCATCCTGTTACAAGGACACCGTCAGCGCCTTCCCTGAATGCCTTGAGAACGAACTGTGGTTCTATCCTTCCGGAGCACATCACACGGATAACCCTAATGTTTGTAGGGTACTGCATCCTTGCTGTTCCCGCAGTGTCGGCTCCACCGTAGGAACACCAGTTACAACAGAACATCACAATTTTTATGTCATCTTCAGCCATAGAGTTTCCTCCTTGCTTTTGGATCGTACTATAATTGTACTTGGTATATGGTTTAGGAGTGGTAAGTATAAAGGTTACTTATGAAACAATTTCCGAAAATTTTATATGTGTGGTTAAAATTTTTATTATTTTTAATACCACTCCCCTTCCACCAGAAGGCTCCTATGAAACCTACACAAGCGTCACCGTGTCCCTGAATTTTCCGGAAATTTTTGCAGATATCTGGGGGATGGTGGTGGACACTATCGATGAATCAGCCGAACTGTAGGCGCCCTCATCATCAGAATTTCCCGGGTGAACATCTGTCCTTAGCTCTGATCTCAGATTATCAACCGTCACCTGCTCAACCCATGGGTCCCTGTCCACAATGACGAATTCATCCACAAGGCCATCCAGTTTATCTGCAATAACCCATGAGACGAACCTTGCACCGAATATGGCCACCCTTCCATGGATATCACCATCCTCAGCCATTTTCACAAGTGCATTCACATCCCTCTTCACCTCCACCCTCTCATAGAGAGGTGTTGATGGAAGGCATGCCCAGTGGGCGTCGCCAACGTAGGTGTAACCCAGGGTCCGTGGATAAACGTTTTCTGTTCCTGAAACCTTCACAGCCGCTGCCAGAGCCTCCAGCTGGGCCTTCTGTATGGGTACCGGTGTGAGGCCGGATTCAACCTCCTCCCTCATTATTTTCATGACCCTTGGAAGCCCGAATTTACCTCTCCTGGCTGTGCCTGGAGTGTATCCGCACATGTAACCATGATGGTTCTTCGGGAATCCTGTTATGATTGCATTGAGGCCCGCCCTGAGGCCTATACGGCACTCATCCTCGTATGCACCGTTTGTTGCAACTATCTTTCCGGGGGTGAGTATCCTTGCCGCTGCAACTGCCCCTGCAAAGGCATCCAGACGGTCCCCTGCAAGGTTAAAGGGGCCCCCCTCAAGGACGAATACATCGACACCCATCTCAAGTCCTGCCTCGAAGCCTGATATGAGGTCATCGTATCCATCCCCAACGAACATTATGGCCTCAACGCCCTTCCCGTGTTTTCTGGCAAGTTCCAGAACTTCCTCAGCCTCCTCGAGGGGTGCTGCGTGGGTTTCAGCCCCCTGTACGGGTGTCAGGTTAACTGCAACAGAGGATGACAGTTCAACCCATTCTTCCCTGTCAGATAGCCCCTCCTTTTCCCTGTCAAGGAGCCTTGCATGTATTCTCTCCCTTGGACAGCCCTCGAAGGGTGGGCCTTCAAGGTAGCACTGGCCGCCGCACCCGGTTATGGATCTGGGGAACCTCATTGGCCCGTATCTTCCGAAGTGGTCAAGATCCAGGGGCACCTCCGTTGTTTCCCTCACCTCCCTCATGAGTTCCACAGGTCTCATGCCATAGCTCTCGGCTATATCTGCAAATGCATAGGCGCATACATGTATGGTTGCACCTATGGTGTCAGAGAGCATACAGTTTCCCATGAGGTCAATCTTTTCAAGGTCAGAGGCACAGGTACCCACAATGAGCTCTGTGAGATCACAGCCCAGGGGAAACCTCTTGAAGGTTGCTCCAAGTTTAATCTTATCCTCCCTGGATAGGTCAGAAACAGCATCCACGACCTCTGTAACATCCCTGTCCATTTTAATGATTTCCCAGGCTGTACCTGGGTTATCCACAGCTTCCCTGATTAGTTCATGCATATTGTTTCACCTTCAAAGTCACTGTAACTCAGTATGGAAGGGATGCTAATTTAAGCTTTGATAAAAGTGGTGGGTTAATAAAAATGCAGGGAATGGGTTCAGATTTTAATACCCCTTTACTTCCCTGCCCTCCTGAGGGGTCCCAGTGACTTCACCGTTTCATAGAATTCCTTCATCGTCTTCTGGAACTTCTCGCCCTCTGATGCTGATATCCACTCCCACCGGAATCTCTCCTTCTCAATGCCAAACTCTGGCAGTATATCCTCAATGAACTGGGCCCTCCTCTTCCACTTGTAATTTCCAGAATCATAGTGACAGTCCCCTATGTGACATCCACCAACAAAGACTCCGTCTGCACCGTCACGGAAGGCCTTCAGAATCATGGAGGCATTGACACGACCGGAGCACATCACCCTTATTATTCTGACGTTTGGAGGGTACTGCATCCTCGCTGTTCCCGCAGTGTCGGCTCCACCATAGGAGCACCAGTTACAACAGAATCCCACTATCTTTGGTTCGAAACTCATACCATCACCTTAGAATTCCACTATCTTTGGCTCGAAAATCACCATCAAACTCTAATCCTTCTCTCCACTGTACATTGGCGGTAGCTCTTCACTCACACCTGCTGTGAAACCTGTTCTGTCACGGTATTTCCTCTGTATTCTGTGGTAGATCCTTGCTAGGGGGATGTCCATGGGGCATACATCTTCGCACTGTCCGCAGTTGATGCAGCTGAAGCCCATATGGGACAGTCTCACACCCTGGAATGTCAGGGGGTCGGGGGCTTTTTCATCTGACTCCAGGAGGTAATCCTTCTCAAGTTCGCATTCCCTGCAGAAACATATTGGGCACAGATCCCTGCATGCGAAGCAGTTGATGCAGCGTTTCCAGTATTCATCCCAATCATCCAGGGAAGGGTACTCATCCTCCAGATACTTGTCCTGGAACTTCCTGGCCATCTTAATCATGGCATTTTCAATTTTCTCCCTGATCTCTATCATCTTCATTGGTGGCTCTTTGACCTCGAGGTAGCCCTCCCTGCGGGCTCCCTCGATGATTTCCTCGCCCCGATCTGTGTTGACCTCGATGAAGGTCCATCCCTCCTCTGCACCCCAGTTTCCGCAGGCAATGTCTGCATTCCTGGGCACCATCAGCTCGCATCTCTGGCAGTTTTCCCTTCTTCCGAAGCCCTCCTCCTCAAGGTAATCGATTGATATTTCCTTATGACTGCCATCCTTTAGCTCGACTATGAATTTGCCCTTATCTATCTCCTCCCTGACAACGTCATCAGGGTCTATTTCATAGAAGGTCTCTATCATTTCCCTTGCAGATACCGGGCTGAGGGTGCCTCCACAGTTCAATCCTATCATGTACACCCTCTGGGGATCAATCTGGTGTCTCTTTTCAAGTTCCTTTATTGCCATTGCATCGCAGGGTTTCACAGCCACTGCCAGGCGCATATCATTCAGGTACCTTGATATGAGATCTCCGAACATGGTAGGTGCACAGTGAAGTGAGCCGCAGGTTGATACGATCTCATCTGAGTCTTCCAGGAGGACCGGGATTCCATCGTAGATATCATCTCCCCTTTCAAGTGTCAGGACTCCGTCCACGATCTCCCTATCAAGCATGTATTTGAATATGGCGGTTACTGCTCCGCCACACTCTCCCCTTTTCTGAATTTCCTCGTCGGTGGCCCTTGCAAGAATGTATTTCATTTCAATCACCCAGCCTCTCGAGTATCCTCTCAAATATTTCACCATCTGTGAGAACCCCCTCAGGTTCCGGTAGTGCAGGTTCCAGTTTTACAGTATGTCCTGTTGCACCTGTGTATGAGCCCTCCTTTTCACACCAGCCAGCGGTTGCAAGGAAGATGTCAGGAACTGCACCTGAAGTTTTTATTGACTGGAGGACGAATGATCCCTTAACATCCAGGGGTTCTGCAACTGCACCCGGGTCAATGAGCCACAGGGATTCAATCTCTTCATGGTCACGGATGGGTGGTATGTGCTGCATCACACCCCGGGTGTTGAAGTCCTCAAATACTGGCAGAACCTCAGCCCCTGTTTCAGCTGAGGCCTCCAGGACATCTTCTATCACATCCGGGATTTCAGCTGTAATCATTATGAGGTCTGCTGGAAACTCCCTGAGTTTATCTAGAAGATCTAAATTATCTGAAAAGGTCAGGTGGGAGCTGGAGTTCATGGCCGTCCTTGTTATCTCCCTCCTATCGTACGATCGGACCTCTGCACCACCATCCATGGCCTGGAATATCCTCCTTGCGAGGAGGGGTGCGCAGTTCATTACGTCACCAATGACTGCAATATTATCATAGTTCCTTATTTTCCTCACATCTATTTCTGGATAATCGAATTCTGGAAATACGGTTATAAGACCGTATTTTTTTACATCAACTCTTTCTATGATCCTTTTGAGTTTAGCTGCCTCCTCATCTGTCAGGGTGCCTGTTGTGAGTATGGCTGTCT is a window from the Methanothermobacter thermautotrophicus str. Delta H genome containing:
- the mcrB gene encoding coenzyme-B sulfoethylthiotransferase subunit beta; the protein is MPMYEDRIDLYGADGKLLEEDVPLEAVSPLKNPTIANLVSDVKRSVAVNLAGIEGSLKKAALGGKSNFIPGREVELPIVENAEAIAEKVKRLVQTSEDDDTNIRLINNGQQILVQVPTTRMGVAADYTVSALVTGAAVVQAIIDEFDVDMFDANAVKTAVMGRYPQTVDFTGANLSTLLGPPVLLEGLGYGLRNIMANHVVAITRKNTLNASALSSILEQTAMFETGDAVGAFERMHLLGLAYQGLNANNLLFDLVKENSKGTVGTVIASLVERAIEDRVIKVASEMKSGYKMYEPADWALWNAYAATGLLAATIVNVGAARAAQGVASTVLYYNDILEYETGLPGVDFGRAMGTAVGFSFFSHSIYGGGGPGIFHGNHVVTRHSKGFALPCVAAAMCLDAGTQMFSVEKTSGLIGSVYSEIDYFREPIVNVAKGAAEIKDQL
- the mvhB gene encoding polyferredoxin protein MvhB, with amino-acid sequence MIIVNKEDCIRCGACQGTCPTAAIEVTPEDVIYCDICGGEPKCVDICPTGALKLEDLVVDEAGNTQGRIVFNPDKCNECGDCVEVCPPQILKLDEGKVKKVPLQGFCVMCQKCVDICPVGVIGVEGIKEPAKVELEIEGPIFIADCVGCGMCVPECPVDAITLDKVGGVIEIDEDTCIKCGVCAQTCPWNAVYISGRKPEKRAKEIKKFELDEDACIGCNTCVEACPGDFIVPRTSNLTVELPAICTACGLCEQLCPVDAIDLEVELGPAKPASEEGLVWDEEKCDFIGACANICPNDAIRVVTKEGMKVPDNEKVDEEPSFAMCTRCGACTVACPKGALSLVDMDKVVDGEVVKRKRVQYNPALCDQCGDCIEACPYDMLKLTDEKVPLKGFCILCDQCIPACPKGALSLK
- the mvhA gene encoding F420-non-reducing hydrogenase subunit MvhA, translated to MVKLTMEPVTRIEGHAKITVHLDDAGNVEDTRLHVMEFRGFEKFLQGRPIEEAPRIVPRICGICDVQHHLAAAKAVDACFGFEPEDVLPAAYKMREIMNWGSYMHSHGLHFYFLAAPDFIAGKDRKTRNVFQIIKDAPDIALQAIELRKNALELVRATGGRPIHPTSSTPGGISTELDDETQKDLLKKAQRNVELAEATLELAVPIFEENIDLVNSLGNIETYHTGLVKDGVWDVYDGIVRIKDKEGNMFREFKPADYADTIAEHVKPYSWLKFPYIKDLGYPDGVYRVSPLSRLNVADKMPDAAPKAQEHFKEFRENFGYAQQTLLYHWARLIELLACAECAADALEGDLSGEKFPDSLERQAGDGVGIVEAPRGTLTHHYTCDENGLITKANIVVATIQNNPAMEMGIQKVAQDYIKPGVEVDDKIFNLMEMVIRAYDPCLSCATHTIDSQMRLATLEVYDSEGDLVKRI
- the mvhG gene encoding F420-non-reducing hydrogenase subunit MvhG, translating into MAEKIKIGTMWLGGCSGCHLSIADFHEKIIDVMEHADFEFSPVLMDTKYDEIPELDVVIIEGGIVNDENREFAEELREKAKFVISYGTCAVYGGIPGLRNLWDKDEVIEEAYINSITTPNEEGVIPSEDVPHLEGRVKPLGEVIDVDFEVPGCPPRSDVAAEAVMALLTGEEIELPETNLCEVCPREKPPEGLAMDFIKRQFEVGKPEDDLCLIPQGLICMGPATVSICGAECPSIAIPCRGCYGPTARVEDQGAKMISAIASDYKVEEDKTVDPEEVAEQLDDIVGTFYTFTLPAALIPMKIQKEGK
- a CDS encoding hydrogenase iron-sulfur subunit is translated as MAEDDIKIVMFCCNWCSYGGADTAGTARMQYPTNIRVIRVMCSGRIEPQFVLKAFREGADGVLVTGCHHGDCHYDAGNYKLDRRMRLIYKLADELGIGRERIHHDWISASEGEKFAETVKMMVNRIKDLGPSPIKKQLAEA
- the hmdC gene encoding 5,10-methenyltetrahydromethanopterin hydrogenase cofactor biosynthesis protein HmdC, producing MHELIREAVDNPGTAWEIIKMDRDVTEVVDAVSDLSREDKIKLGATFKRFPLGCDLTELIVGTCASDLEKIDLMGNCMLSDTIGATIHVCAYAFADIAESYGMRPVELMREVRETTEVPLDLDHFGRYGPMRFPRSITGCGGQCYLEGPPFEGCPRERIHARLLDREKEGLSDREEWVELSSSVAVNLTPVQGAETHAAPLEEAEEVLELARKHGKGVEAIMFVGDGYDDLISGFEAGLEMGVDVFVLEGGPFNLAGDRLDAFAGAVAAARILTPGKIVATNGAYEDECRIGLRAGLNAIITGFPKNHHGYMCGYTPGTARRGKFGLPRVMKIMREEVESGLTPVPIQKAQLEALAAAVKVSGTENVYPRTLGYTYVGDAHWACLPSTPLYERVEVKRDVNALVKMAEDGDIHGRVAIFGARFVSWVIADKLDGLVDEFVIVDRDPWVEQVTVDNLRSELRTDVHPGNSDDEGAYSSADSSIVSTTIPQISAKISGKFRDTVTLV
- a CDS encoding hydrogenase iron-sulfur subunit; amino-acid sequence: MSFEPKIVGFCCNWCSYGGADTAGTARMQYPPNVRIIRVMCSGRVNASMILKAFRDGADGVFVGGCHIGDCHYDSGNYKWKRRAQFIEDILPEFGIEKERFRWEWISASEGEKFQKTMKEFYETVKSLGPLRRAGK
- a CDS encoding Coenzyme F420 hydrogenase/dehydrogenase, beta subunit C-terminal domain — translated: MEMKYILARATDEEIQKRGECGGAVTAIFKYMLDREIVDGVLTLERGDDIYDGIPVLLEDSDEIVSTCGSLHCAPTMFGDLISRYLNDMRLAVAVKPCDAMAIKELEKRHQIDPQRVYMIGLNCGGTLSPVSAREMIETFYEIDPDDVVREEIDKGKFIVELKDGSHKEISIDYLEEEGFGRRENCQRCELMVPRNADIACGNWGAEEGWTFIEVNTDRGEEIIEGARREGYLEVKEPPMKMIEIREKIENAMIKMARKFQDKYLEDEYPSLDDWDEYWKRCINCFACRDLCPICFCRECELEKDYLLESDEKAPDPLTFQGVRLSHMGFSCINCGQCEDVCPMDIPLARIYHRIQRKYRDRTGFTAGVSEELPPMYSGEKD
- a CDS encoding formate dehydrogenase subunit alpha, with the translated sequence MMVKHTICPSCSAGCGVNIIEVDGSPAGTYPYKRHIINEGKTCRRGRECYEIPVKDRITSPAVKKSGNLKGADWDEALDGLTEMISSPETAILTTGTLTDEEAAKLKRIIERVDVKKYGLITVFPEFDYPEIDVRKIRNYDNIAVIGDVMNCAPLLARRIFQAMDGGAEVRSYDRREITRTAMNSSSHLTFSDNLDLLDKLREFPADLIMITAEIPDVIEDVLEASAETGAEVLPVFEDFNTRGVMQHIPPIRDHEEIESLWLIDPGAVAEPLDVKGSFVLQSIKTSGAVPDIFLATAGWCEKEGSYTGATGHTVKLEPALPEPEGVLTDGEIFERILERLGD